The window AAGATTAAGGTATGCTATTGCTGCTGGGAAGATATATACAGAAGATGAGATTATCGAAAATGGTGTAGTCATTGTAGAGAATGGCAGCATTGTTGCTATTAAGGAGAAAGATGCTAACTTGCAGGCAAAGGTTCTCTATGATTTTTCTGAGTTTCAGGTACTTCCTGGGCTCATAGATACTCATATTCATGGAGCCAATGGTTGTGATACTATGCAAGCTGATTTCACTGCATTGAATGAGATATCTAACTATTTGGCGACAAAAGGCATTACAGCTTTTGTACCTACGACAGTAACTGATGAACTGCCTAAGATCAAAAGGGCATTGGCTAATGTAAATGCTTGTATGGGAGAGGTTGAGGGAGCCCAAATATTAGGTTCTTATGTAGAAGGGCCGTATATTACGCCAGAACATAGGGGTGCCCATCCGGAAAAGTTGATTCGTGAAATTCGTCTGACAGAAATGGAAGAATTAATTGTTGCCTCAGGAAATACGGTGAGAACTGTTGCTTTGGCTCCTGAGAAACAAAATTCTCTGGCTCTTATTAAATACTTACATCAGGTGGGCACTCATGTGGCCATTGGACATACTAGTGCTACTTATGAAGAAGTGCAGCAGGCAGCTGAGGCTGGGGCTAATATTGCAGTACACACCTATAATGGCATGCGGGGTCTTCATCATCAAGAGCCGGGAACATTAGGGGCAGTATTGGTAAACGATAAGATTTATACAGAATTAATTGCTGATTTTACTCATGCCCATCCAGCAGCAATGGAAATTCTTTTGCGCTGTAAACCTAAGGATAAGGTTATTTTAATTAGTGATGCTATAGAGGCTACTGGTTTGCCAGATGGGAAATATATGTTGGGCACGTTACAGATAGTTGTGAAAAAGGGCATTGCACGGACGGAAAGTGGGTCTTTGGCTGGTAGTACTACTAATTTATTGCAGTGCGTTCAGGGATTAATTGAGAAAATGGCGGTTCCACCTTTGTCTGCAGTGCATATGGCTTCTCTCAATCCTAGTAAACTTCTGGGGGTGGACTCTATCATAGGAAGCATTAAACGTGGCAAACAGGCCGATTTTGTAGTGGTAGATAATAATTTTGAGGTTGTGATGACTGTGGTAAAAGGTAAAGTAGTTTACCAGAGATAGGCAATACATTTTACTTGTAGGAGGTTACTGGTATGAGAGGGATTATATCTACCAAAGAAATGTTACTTAGCGCACAGCAAGGCAAGTATGCTGTTCCAGCCTTTAATATACACAATCTAGAAACTTTACAGGTGGTGGTGGAAGAGGCAGCTAACTTTGAGACACCGCTTATTTTGGCAGGTACGCCTGGTACTATCAAGTATGCTGGTGGAGAGTATTTGGTGGCAATGGCTAAGGCGGCTGCTTCGAAATATAATATTTCCTTAGCACTGCATTTAGATCATTTTGAAGATGTGGCAGAAATTAAGCAATATATTGATATGGGGTTTACATCAGCTATGATTGATGCCTCACATCAACCTTTTGAAAAAAATATTGTGATGGTAAAAGAGGTGGTGGAATATGCCCATACCCATGGGGTTACTGTAGAAGCTGAACTGGGCAGGTTGGGTGGTCAGGAGGATGATTTGGTTGTAGAGAGCAAAGATTCTGCCTACACTGACCCCTTAGCTGCGGTCGAGTTTGTTGAGCGAACAAAGATAGACTCCTTGGCAGTTGCTATAGGTACAGCGCATGGTTTATATAAGGGAAAGCCTAAATTAGATTTTGATCGGTTAGCCGAAATTAGAAGTAAAGTGTCCGTGCCTCTAGTGCTTCATGGTGCATCTGATGTACCCAATGACATGGTACGCAGATGTATTGAGCTTGGTATCACAAAAGTCAATATTGCCACCGATTTAAAGATACCTTTTGCCACTGCTGTTAAAGACTATTTCCAGCATAATCCTGACGCTAATGATCCGCGTAGATATATGATGCCAGGCAAAGTAGCAATGGGACTGGTGGTTATAGATAAAATTATCATGTGTGGAAGCGCTGGTAGAGCCTGATTATCATTATACTTTGAATAATCATTGGGCAAAGGTTGATAAAAATGCTCCGGGAGAGAAAGGAGTTGATGCCGGCTTAGTGTGACTAGTAAATAGGGTGAAGATGGTAGGTAAAAAAGTATAAGGGATGGTTATGTGTGTAGTAAACATTATTTGAAAGCATTGGTAGAACAGCAAAAAAAGGGAGTTCCTCGTGGTATTTATTCGGCTTGTAGTGCCAATGAATATGTAATTGAAGCGGTGATGGAACGTGCATTAAAAGATAACGAATATATTCTTATTGAGGCAACCGCTAACCAAGTCAATCAGTTTGGTGGATATACAGGTATGAAACCGGCGGATTTTCGTGATTTTGTATATTCCTTAGCCAGAAAGGTCAATTTTCCTGTGGATAAAATAATTCTTGGTGGTGATCATTTAGGGCCCTTAACTTGGAAAAATGAGCCGGCAGCTTCAGCTATGCAAAAATCTCAAGAATTGATAAAGCAGTATGTTATGGCTGGGTTTAATAAGATCCATATCGATACTAGCATGAATTTGGCTGATGATCCTCAAAACTGTCAAATTGATACAGCTGTGATTGCCGAAAGAGGAGCTATGTTGTGTAAAGAATCCGAAATAGCCTTTGCAAAGTTGCAAGCGGTTAATCCTAGGGCAGTGCATCCTGTATATATTGTGGGCAGCGAGGTACCTATACCAGGAGGTAGCCAAGAAGCGGAAGAAGGTCTTCACATTACCAAAGCTTTGGATTTTGAGAATACAGTGGCTGCTTTTAA is drawn from Pelosinus sp. IPA-1 and contains these coding sequences:
- the nagA gene encoding N-acetylglucosamine-6-phosphate deacetylase, with the protein product MERLRYAIAAGKIYTEDEIIENGVVIVENGSIVAIKEKDANLQAKVLYDFSEFQVLPGLIDTHIHGANGCDTMQADFTALNEISNYLATKGITAFVPTTVTDELPKIKRALANVNACMGEVEGAQILGSYVEGPYITPEHRGAHPEKLIREIRLTEMEELIVASGNTVRTVALAPEKQNSLALIKYLHQVGTHVAIGHTSATYEEVQQAAEAGANIAVHTYNGMRGLHHQEPGTLGAVLVNDKIYTELIADFTHAHPAAMEILLRCKPKDKVILISDAIEATGLPDGKYMLGTLQIVVKKGIARTESGSLAGSTTNLLQCVQGLIEKMAVPPLSAVHMASLNPSKLLGVDSIIGSIKRGKQADFVVVDNNFEVVMTVVKGKVVYQR
- a CDS encoding tagatose bisphosphate family class II aldolase; translation: MRGIISTKEMLLSAQQGKYAVPAFNIHNLETLQVVVEEAANFETPLILAGTPGTIKYAGGEYLVAMAKAAASKYNISLALHLDHFEDVAEIKQYIDMGFTSAMIDASHQPFEKNIVMVKEVVEYAHTHGVTVEAELGRLGGQEDDLVVESKDSAYTDPLAAVEFVERTKIDSLAVAIGTAHGLYKGKPKLDFDRLAEIRSKVSVPLVLHGASDVPNDMVRRCIELGITKVNIATDLKIPFATAVKDYFQHNPDANDPRRYMMPGKVAMGLVVIDKIIMCGSAGRA